The following coding sequences are from one Capsicum annuum cultivar UCD-10X-F1 chromosome 3, UCD10Xv1.1, whole genome shotgun sequence window:
- the LOC107862159 gene encoding transcription initiation factor TFIID subunit 2 isoform X2, which produces MAKARKGKSEEQKGDNSEAVVRHQKLCLSIDMDKRRIYGYTELDVVVPENGILGLHADNLVIDSVTVDGEPTEFEVFPHYLELENGDRWCSVSSTTSAADAAGSVYLSHLDRELLSNLLIMCKKPVKHHTERQEVNLENGVDSSAENIQNVKKVRIDYWVEKAETGIHFDGNVLHTDNQIRRARCWFPCMDDNLQCCCYDLEFTVASNLVAVSTGSLLYQTIDTRIKLAYALARQWFGVYITPEAPTDDWLLDGLAGFLTDIFIKKFLGNNEARYRRYKANIAVCRADDSGATTLSAVAASKNLYGTQCIGLFGKIRSWKSVAILQMLEKQMGPESFRKILQQIISRAQDVNRSLRTLSTKEFRHLANKVGNLERPFLKEFFPRWVGSCGCPVLKMGFSYNKRKNMVELAILRECTARLDSSNAMTNGKPDTEKQEGDGWPGMMSIRVHELDGMYDHPILPMTGETWQLLEFQCHSRLAAKRFQKPKKSSKPDGSDDNGDTAINIDTRATSDSPLLWLRADPELEYLAEIHFNQPVQMWINQLEKDRDVVAQAQAIATLEALPQLSFSVVNALHNFLNDSKAFWRIRIEAAFALASTTSEETDWAGLTHLVAFYKTRRFDANIGLPKPNDFRDFQEYFVLEAIPHAIAMVRAADQKSPREAVEFVLQLLKYNDNSGNPFSDVFWLAALVQSVGELEFGQQSIVYLSSLLKRVDRLLQFDRLMPSYNGILTISCIRSLTQIALKLSEFVPLDRVIELINPFRTSKTLWKVRVEASRSLLDLEFQRDGIDAALTLFIRYLDEEPTLRGQVKLGVHAMRLCQIRNESDTDSDVKGETLVALLRLLESPTSFNNVILRHYLFCILQVLARRAPTLYGVPKDETLRMGHAAFCSNLKNIFADLVKQSKPPECPLENLEDIHDGSAVAEAPHEADALPGNENAKGATSSVPDSLLVSEVRKDAKDALLSNEIINTATGAIPDSLVVTEVRNDVDSLNFRHGAMHPVGDLPLSSSAAPSREESVLPDNEQTKPMVSLLHDTAVMPIGHPATDNFGSRDQGQPVINLERDNPGISEPSREPDTVSASHERKKPVFKIKVKKTVTSSLAEDHENVAMDKSQDGFRDVDRGASSSVSVDAPQRNVIEILSSGGNQFPEDVNSCHDVGSHVTASIGSVKVVVEGEELAKELQCTAESSKVSLVPQPDDLLPTGIMSVDDPEVETHKYASLHSLTMPNLPVHGKVKEKKKDSGKKRKLEGRKDDPEYLERKRLKKAKKRKEKELAKLLQDDTKASTSLESQRKNEQRGTKAEAISNDDHKASLVEQENRKDEAEPRQAMNGAEAKATSSGLYSRNEDSGAKGASVQLKPGGSSGVELNVDRGNASVNAAPPTSSHKFKIRIKNRTLGKS; this is translated from the exons ATGGCGAAGGCTCGTAAAGGGAAGAGCGAAGAACAAAAAGGGGATAATTCTGAAGCAGTTGTTCGTCATCAGAAACTATGTTTGTCAATTGATATGGATAAACGTCGAATTTACGG TTACACGGAGCTTGATGTAGTTGTACCAGAAAACGGAATTTTGGGCTTGCATGCGGATAATTTGGTGATAGACAGTGTTACAGTTGATGGGGAGCCTACAGAATTTGAAGTCTTCCCGCACTATTTAGAATTGGAAAATGGGGATAGATGGTGCTCTGTGTCATCAACTACTTCAGCTGCTGATGCGGCTGGTTCAGTTTACTTGTCACATCTAGATCGAGAATTGCTATCAAATTTGCTGATAATGTGCAAAAAACCCGTGAAACATCATACTGAAAGACAGGAAGTGAATTTAGAGAACGGAGTGGACTCTTCAGCTGAAAACATTCAG AATGTGAAGAAGGTCCGTATTGATTATTGGGTAGAGAAAGCTGAAACTGGAATCCACTTCGATGGCAATGTTTTACATACTGACAACCAAATTCGGCGTGCACGATGTTGGTTCCCCTGCATGGATGACAATTTACAATGTTGCTG CTATGATTTGGAATTTACAGTGGCCAGTAATCTTGTGGCTGTTAGTACTGGAAGCTTACTTTATCAG ACCATAGATACGAGGATTAAACTTGCATATGCCCTTGCAAGACAATGGTTTGGTGTGTATATCACCCCAGAAGCGCCAACTGATG ATTGGTTGTTGGATGGTCTTGCTGGTTTCTTGACTGATATATTCATAAAGAAATTCCTTGGCAATAATGAAGCACGCTATAGGAGATACAAG GCTAATATTGCTGTTTGCAGAGCAGACGATAGTGGTGCAACTACTTTAAGTGCTGTTGCTGCTTCAAAGAACTTGTATGGCACCCAGTGTAttggtttatttggaaaaataagaTCTTGGAAGTCT GTTGCGATTCTCCAAATGTTAGAAAAGCAGATGGGACCCGAGTCATTTCGCAAG ATTCTTCAGCAAATTATTTCCCGGGCTCAAGATGTAAATCGGTCATTGAGAACTCTTAGCACAAAAGAG TTCCGGCACCTTGCCAACAAGGTCGGTAATCTTGAGCGGCCGTTTCTTAAAGAATTCTTTCCACGTTGGGTCGGATCATGTGGCTGTCCGGTGCTTAA GATGGGATTCTCCTATAACAAAAGAAAGAATATGGTCGAGTTAGCAATATTGAGGGAATGCACAGCTAGACTCGACTCAAGTAATGCTATGACTAATGGTAAGCCTGACACGGAAAAGCAAGAAGGTGATGGCTGGCCTGGCATGATGAGCATACGAGTGCATGAGCTTGATGGCATGTACGACCATCCAATTCTGCCTATGACTGGAGAAACTTGGCAACTGCTTGAATTTCAGTGTCATTCTAGACTTGCAGCAAAACGGTTTCAAAAGCCCAAAAAAAGTTCTAAACCCGACGGTTCAGATGATAATGGTGACACAGCGATTAATATAGATACACGTGCAAC CTCTGATTCTCCATTGTTGTGGCTCCGGGCAGATCCTGAATTGGAGTATCTTGCTGAAATTCATTTTAATCAACCAGTTCAGATGTGG ATAAATCAATTGGAGAAGGACAGAGACGTGGTCGCTCAGGCGCAGGCTATAGCAACATTAGAAGCATTACCACAACTTTCTTTTTCAGTTGTTAATGCTCTCCACAACTTCCTTAATGATTCTAAG GCCTTTTGGAGGATTCGTATAGAGGCAGCGTTTGCTTTGGCCAGTACCACATCCGAG GAAACTGATTGGGCTGGATTGACTCATCTTGTTGCATTTTATAAAACACGGAGATTTGATGCCAATATTGGACTCCCCAA GCCAAATGACTTTCGTGATTTCCAGGAGTACTTTGTACTTGAG GCTATTCCACATGCTATAGCTATGGTTCGAGCAGCTGACCAGAAAAGCCCTAGGGAAGCTGTTGAATTTGTTCTTCAACTTCTGAAG TACAACGACAACAGTGGAAATCCCTTCTCTGATGTCTTTTGGCTTGCTGCGTTAGTCCAGTCCGTTGGTGAGCTTGAATTTGGACAGCAG aGCATTGTCTATTTATCTTCTCTTCTCAAGCGAGTTGATCGGCTCTTGCAATTTGACAG ATTGATGCCAAGTTACAATGGGATTTTGACAATTAGCTGCATCCGATCTTTGACACAAATTGCACTAAAGCTGTCAGAGTTTGTTCCTCTT GATCGTGTCATTGAGCTTATTAACCCATTCCGAACTTCAAAGACACTCTGGAAAGTTCGGGTTGAAGCAAGCAGATCACTTCTTGATCTTGAGTTCCAGCGCGACGGCATTGATGCTGCACTGACATTGTTTATTAGATATTTGGATGAAGAGCCAACTTTAAGAG GTCAAGTGAAGTTAGGCGTGCATGCCATGCGTTTATGTCAGATAAGAAATGAATCTGATACTGACAGTGATGTGAAGGGTGAAACTCTCGTTGCTTTATTGCGTCTGCTTGAGAGCCCAACCTCGTTTAACAATGTTATTCTTCGTCATTACTTGTTCTGCATCTTACAAGTCCTCGCTCGAAG agcgCCAACACTGTATGGAGTGCCAAAAGATGAAACTTTGAGGATGGGGCATGCCGCATTTTGCAGCAATCTTAAGAATATTTTCGCTGATCTTGTCAAACAATCCAAACCTCCTGAATGTCCTTTGGAGAACCTTGAAGATATACATGATGGTTCAGCCGTTGCGGAAGCTCCTCACGAAGCAGATGCTCTTCCGGGCAATGAAAACGCAAAAGGTGCTACTAGCTCAGTACCTGATAGTTTACTTGTATCAGAGGTCCGGAAAGACGCAAAGGATGCTCTATTGAGTAATGAAATTATTAACACTGCAACTGGTGCTATACCTGATAGTTTGGTTGTTACAGAGGTTCGGAATGACGTAGATTCACTGAACTTCAGGCATGGAGCAATGCATCCAGTGGGTGACCTCCCACTATCTAGTTCCGCTGCTCCTTCTAGAGAGGAATCTGTCTTACCTGACAATGAGCAAACAAAGCCAATGGTGAGCCTGTTACATGACACGGCAGTTATGCCCATTGGCCACCCAGCAACCGATAACTTTGGAAGTCGTGATCAAGGGCAGCCAGTAATCAATCTTGAACGAGATAATCCAGGAATTTCTGAACCTTCCAGAGAACCTGATACTGTTTCTGCAAGTCATGAAAGGAAGAAGCCTGTTTTCAAGATTAAAGTGAAAAAAACTGTTACATCTTCTCTAGCTGAGGATCATGAAAATGTAGCGATGGACAAATCTCAAGATGGTTTTCGTGATGTTGACCGCGGAGCAAGTAGCTCAGTTTCCGTTGATGCACCTCAAAGAAATGTTATTGAAATATTAAGCAGTGGTGGTAACCAGTTCCCTGAGGATGTCAACTCTTGTCATGACGTTGGATCTCATGTTACCGCCAGCATTGGAAGTGTCAAAGTTGTAGTTGAAGGTGAAGAGCTAGCGAAGGAGTTGCAATGCACAGCTGAGTCGAGCAAGGTTTCTTTGGTGCCACAACCTGATGATCTCTTACCAACTGGTATCATGAGTGTTGATGATCCTGAGGTTGAGACACATAAATATGCAAGTTTACATTCGCTGACTATGCCTAACCTTCCAGTTCATGGCAAAGTTAAGGAAAAGAAGAAAGACAGCGGCAAGAAACGAAAGCTGGAGGGGCGCAAAGATGACCCAGAGTATTTGGAGCGGAAAAGGTTAAAGAAGGCGAAGAAACGGAAGGAGAAGGAGTTAGCAAAGCTCTTGCAAGACGATACAAAAGCTTCAACATCCTTGGAGAGTCAGAGGAAGAATGAGCAGCGAGGCACCAAAGCAGAGGCAATCAGTAATGATGATCACAAGGCAAGTTTAGTGGagcaagaaaatagaaaagatgaaGCTGAACCCAGACAGGCGATGAATGGTGCAGAAGCAAAGGCAACCTCATCAGGTTTGTATAGTAGGAACGAGGATAGTGGGGCTAAAGGAGCAAGTGTGCAATTGAAACCTGGTGGTTCTAGTGGGGTGGAGTTAAACGTAGATAGAGGCAATGCGAGTGTAAATGCTGCACCACCTACTTCTTCACATAAGTTTAAAATTAGGATTAAAAACAGAACGCTTGGTAAATCATGA